The genomic stretch GGACTATCTGATCGGATTCTTAGAATCATGTTTGTGTCCCCAATTGCATTGAACTCATTTTTCCCTAAAACAGAGGAACCAAATGGTAGAGATCACAAAGATAGGAAATTACAAGGATGGAGAATAACTCATTTCCccttttataaagaaaaaaaatattatctacCTTTCTTCAATAAGTGATATGATGATGTGATAATTCCGACCATTGAATTCTAAttaaatcaaatatttttgtggCATTAATATGCATTTCATCTCAATGTACATACTGATTTTCAAATCTCAGTTTTACCATTTGCCAAGTTAAGGGTGGACCAAAATTTcacataataaaaataaagaaaaataaacttgCAACCATTGCACTGGTCCCTTCTCCAAATCCTATTCAAACAGGAGAGATTATGAAATACCatgaatatgagagagagagagagagagagagagagagagagtagtggaGTTAGACTTCTAATAGTAGTAGCAGGTCTGCGGGTGTGAGGAAGTAGAGtggagatgatgaagatgaagtggCTGAATAGTTCATTAGGGGAAAGGACCTAGACCCTCAAAACTCCAAAACAAAAGACTTTTTCAGGGCCACATCAGATTCCAGAGAGAGAATGATAAAGAAAAGGACTCCACAACGCTAGCAGACAAAACCCCACACATGAGACACCtgagccaccaccaccaccaccaccactctcTTCCTCTCGTCCTTTCACTTTTCTCCCAGTCCATCTGTTGATCTTTATATAAaccattcttttttctatcttctttttCGGATTCCTTTCCCCGCTTTCTACTCCTTATTTCTTTGTCATCGTCTCTCTGGGCGAATCTCCTCTGCAGTACCACCACCCTGCCCTACCTGATCCCTCAGTATCTTTTCTCCAACtcaatttcatttctttaatcTATGTTCTGCATTATCATTCACCGTCAAATCAAATGTAAGTCTCTTCTCTCGTTACTCGTGAGTTTCAGACTGTAATCTTCCTAtcctttcctctcctctcttgcGTTCACTCTTGAGAGAACAAGAgatttttgcaggttttttcttctgtttctgagttctttttgttttctttcttgaaGTTCCTGACCTGTGTGAGGTTCCTGAAGGTTAAAGAACTGGGTTTCTGATTAATGATCAAAATCTTCTCTTTGAATATCTCTTGAATCTTCTTCCTTCATCCTATAGGGGCTTTAGGAAAGGTGGAATCACCCTGTGGGGAAGAAAGTGGAAAAAGGTTTAATACTGGGGAAAGTGTTTTTCTCGTGGAATCTCGTAAAGATTTCCGGTAAAGTAGATTCGCAGGTCCCCTTGTTTCCCCTACGAGTTCCAAGTATTTTctctgctttttttttccttttctttttcatcttttatgtTTCTATAAGAAACGGATTGGTGATTTGTTCTCTCTCATGGTAGTTTCATCCTTGTTAGTTTCTGCATGAACAGGAGAAGCTTGCATCCTCAGAATTGATTTCTTGTTGTGGGAATCACACAAAACAGAGTCATCTCTTTATCGTTCTTCGAGTTGAAATTAGTTACTGGAAAAGGTGTTCGAATGGAATCATCTGCATTTTGTTTGGTTTTTAAAGCAACTGTCGTTCTAGTCGTTTTGTCATCTCTGTTTAGTTCTTCCATCGCCGAAATTCCATCGGAATCCGACGGAGGCCCCCAGCAGCCTTTAAAGCCCGGAGATTTCTCCAGTTCAAACACAGTTCCTGCATTTCCAGTCCAGACACAAACACAAACCTGCCATCTAGACCTCTCAGCCGAGCTATTCGGCGGCGTGAATGAGGCCTGCGGGAAAAACCTCGACCGCAGCCGGTGCTGTCCAGTACTAGCCGCGTGGCTATTCGCGGCACATGCTAGGTCGGCGCTGCAGCTGCCGACGGACACTCCGGCGTCTACTTCGGATGATCCGATGATGCCGGACGATTCTCAGAAGTGTGTGAATTCGCTACAGACGTCTCTTGAGAGCCGTAACATCCACATTCCTCAACCAAACGCGACCTGCGATGCAATACTGTGTTTCTGTGGGATTAGGTTGCATCAGATCAGCTCCTTGAGTTGTCCCGCTGCGTTCAACCTTTCTTCTCACCATAACGCGACACCTACAGCCGCCGTGAAGAACTTGGAGTGGAATTGCCGGAACTCTTCCTATTCTGGCTGCACTAAGTGCCTTGGAGCACTCGACAAGGTAAAGTCACCAAATGGCAATCATCTGTCTCTCCCACTTTCCGCCATTTTTGTCGATTTGATTCATTTCTTGCTTCTGCAAGTTATCTTTCTGTTCATACACAGGGGGGGAAATTGTGGATAATGTAGAATGACGAAAGTGCCCCTTTTGTTGCTGTGGAAATTGGAATAGGTAAAAGGAGATGGGAAGAATGGGACAGGTGGAGGTGATTGGAGGGCAACGAAGATGTTCAGTAGGGACTGCCAGCTCATGGGGCTGACTTGGCTACTAGCAAAGAACAAAACGGCGTACATACCGACGGTGTCGGCGGTGCTGAGGGCTATAATGTACAGTGCGCACCCGCCTCACCAGTCCACGTGTAGCCCTGATCAGGAGAACATGCCCTTGGCCGTCGATTCCCTTCAGTTCCAGAGAGAAGATTCATCTCAcgctcctcctcttccttcaaTAATCTGGTTATTGACAGTTCTACCcctctttttcctctcttcttctctatgaggagcaacaaaacaaaagaaacagaaacagacccTCACGTGAAGCTACAAGACAAGCTGGCAAAAGCGAATATTGGGGGCTTTGTTTTGTTCTGCTTTTGCAATTTTTGAATCACTATGTAAATTTACTTACGGCTCCCTACCCTACTTAACTGATTTGTTTTGATGTTTTACTTCTCATTAGTAATTTCCTTACATTTCTGACCTTCTCTTGCACACATACACGTGGATTAATGAGAATCTTGTGTTGGGTAATGGGTAATTACGTCTTGGGAAGAGTCTTATTAGCTTTCCGGATTTGGCTTTTCGGTTTTTTGGATCCATCATCTATCATCAGTCAggaccccaccccccaaaaaatattGGGAAAAATATAATTTCTCGAGAAATTAACCGACCGGGAAATTGGAAAAACTCTAGGGCAAGAGAGAGTAGGGGAAGGATGTTGGTCGGTGTGGAGTGAAAAGAGGGAATATTCCAATTTTCTATTACAACGGAAACAAAATTGAGAGGGAGAGGTGATGAACACCGGAACCACAGAACTCAATAATTCGCAATTGGCACATGGGAAAGGGAGAGAATAGCGGATGGATGTTTGTCGCAACATCCTTCTTCGATGCtgttttgattaaaaaattcaACATCAAGTGGTGGTTGATGGGGTTGAGTTGAGGGGACTGAGCAGCAACCCATGTGGAACATGTCTCTGGCCTCTGTGAGTAGACCCGTGTTATATATAGCCAGTTAAGTATGGGGACATTTTCCATCAACCATTATTATCAACTTCGTATCATAATCGGATAAATATTATTAACTCTAGATGGGTGTGTTTTTCCTAGACC from Macadamia integrifolia cultivar HAES 741 chromosome 11, SCU_Mint_v3, whole genome shotgun sequence encodes the following:
- the LOC122094103 gene encoding uncharacterized GPI-anchored protein At4g28100-like → MESSAFCLVFKATVVLVVLSSLFSSSIAEIPSESDGGPQQPLKPGDFSSSNTVPAFPVQTQTQTCHLDLSAELFGGVNEACGKNLDRSRCCPVLAAWLFAAHARSALQLPTDTPASTSDDPMMPDDSQKCVNSLQTSLESRNIHIPQPNATCDAILCFCGIRLHQISSLSCPAAFNLSSHHNATPTAAVKNLEWNCRNSSYSGCTKCLGALDKVKGDGKNGTGGGDWRATKMFSRDCQLMGLTWLLAKNKTAYIPTVSAVLRAIMYSAHPPHQSTCSPDQENMPLAVDSLQFQREDSSHAPPLPSIIWLLTVLPLFFLSSSL